Proteins encoded within one genomic window of Streptomyces profundus:
- a CDS encoding SDR family NAD(P)-dependent oxidoreductase: MANRTVVVSGGGTGIGFATALAFARDGDIPVLVGRRAEVLTHAAKAIEGAVACPADLTEPEGAAKVAALVAERFGTVDVLAHCAGGNGGLEPAAASDDPLARAQHDWTVNFRINTLTAVLLTEALRDRLAAPGGRVLFLSSIAAYRGSGSGSYAASKAALHPYAFDLARALGPRGVTVNVVAPGLIDDTEFFGGAMTPERHRARVDETLNGRAGTPGDVAETIHWLASHAAGHVTAQVVQVNGGAERGR; encoded by the coding sequence ATGGCGAATCGCACGGTGGTGGTCAGCGGTGGAGGCACCGGTATCGGCTTCGCGACGGCGTTGGCCTTCGCCCGGGACGGCGACATCCCGGTGCTGGTGGGCCGCAGAGCCGAGGTGCTGACGCACGCGGCGAAGGCCATCGAGGGCGCGGTGGCCTGCCCGGCCGATCTCACCGAGCCCGAGGGGGCGGCCAAGGTGGCCGCGCTGGTCGCCGAACGGTTCGGCACCGTCGATGTGCTGGCGCACTGCGCCGGGGGCAACGGCGGTCTTGAGCCGGCGGCGGCGAGTGACGACCCGTTGGCCCGCGCCCAGCACGACTGGACGGTGAACTTCCGCATCAACACGCTCACCGCCGTGCTGCTGACCGAGGCGCTCCGCGACCGGCTGGCCGCGCCGGGCGGCCGGGTGCTCTTCCTCAGCTCGATCGCCGCCTACCGGGGGTCGGGCTCCGGCTCCTACGCGGCCAGCAAGGCGGCGCTGCACCCCTACGCCTTCGATCTGGCCCGCGCCCTTGGCCCACGCGGCGTCACGGTCAACGTGGTGGCGCCGGGGCTGATCGACGACACGGAGTTCTTCGGCGGCGCCATGACGCCCGAGCGACACCGGGCGCGGGTCGACGAGACGCTCAACGGCCGCGCCGGCACACCCGGTGATGTGGCGGAGACCATCCACTGGCTGGCCTCACATGCCGCCGGCCATGTCACCGCCCAGGTGGTCCAGGTCAACGGCGGTGCGGAACGCGGTCGTTGA
- a CDS encoding FHA domain-containing protein FhaB/FipA yields MSELTLTVMRLGFLAVLWLFVIVAVQVIRSDLFGTRVTQRAAVRRPDQAGGQRRQQQPPPKAAGKGRQRRGAPTKLVITEGSLAGTTVALQGQTITLGRAHDSTIVLDDDYASGRHARIYPDQNGQWIVEDLGSTNGTYLDRGRLTTPVPIPPGAPIRIGKTVIELRK; encoded by the coding sequence ATGTCAGAGCTGACCCTGACGGTCATGAGGTTGGGTTTCCTGGCCGTCCTGTGGCTGTTTGTCATCGTGGCGGTCCAGGTGATCCGCAGCGATCTGTTCGGCACCCGGGTCACCCAGCGCGCCGCGGTCCGCCGCCCCGACCAGGCCGGCGGGCAGCGGCGGCAGCAGCAGCCCCCGCCGAAGGCGGCCGGCAAGGGCCGGCAGCGGCGGGGCGCCCCCACCAAACTCGTCATCACCGAAGGTTCCCTCGCCGGAACCACTGTCGCCCTCCAGGGGCAGACCATTACGCTCGGCCGGGCACACGACTCGACCATCGTGCTCGACGACGACTACGCCTCCGGCCGGCACGCCCGGATCTACCCGGACCAGAACGGCCAGTGGATCGTCGAGGACCTCGGTTCGACGAACGGGACCTACCTCGACCGAGGCCGACTGACCACCCCGGTCCCCATTCCGCCCGGCGCGCCGATCCGCATCGGCAAGACGGTCATCGAGCTTCGGAAGTAG
- a CDS encoding FhaA domain-containing protein: protein MGVLKRFEQRLEGLVNGTFAKVFKSEVQPVEIAGALQRECDNNATIWNRERTVVPNDFIVELSSGDYQRLSPYAGQLGDELASMVKEYAKQQRYTFMGEIRVNLEQVESLDTGLYRVRSRTLAASASGHGAGAPTTAPASPPHGGAGQQPFPGTPGYPPPQPPHSPPSRPPAAPPGSPPRPSAAPFSQPAPSRVRRWVEINGARHQISRGSLVLGRSTEADVRIDDPGVSRRHCEIQATQPPTVRDLGSTNGIVVDGQHTKRATLRDGSRIVVGSTTVIYRQAEG, encoded by the coding sequence ATGGGAGTACTGAAGCGCTTTGAGCAGCGGCTTGAAGGGCTCGTCAACGGCACCTTCGCCAAGGTCTTCAAGTCCGAGGTGCAGCCGGTGGAGATCGCCGGCGCGCTCCAGCGTGAGTGTGACAACAACGCCACCATCTGGAACCGCGAACGCACCGTCGTCCCCAACGACTTCATCGTCGAGCTGAGCTCGGGCGACTACCAGCGGCTGAGCCCGTACGCCGGCCAGCTCGGCGACGAACTGGCCAGCATGGTCAAGGAGTACGCCAAGCAGCAGCGGTACACGTTCATGGGCGAGATCCGGGTGAACCTGGAGCAGGTGGAGTCGCTGGACACGGGCCTCTACCGGGTGCGCAGCCGCACTCTCGCCGCCTCGGCCTCCGGCCATGGCGCCGGGGCGCCCACCACCGCACCCGCCTCGCCGCCGCACGGCGGAGCGGGGCAGCAGCCGTTCCCCGGCACCCCCGGGTACCCGCCGCCCCAGCCGCCGCACAGCCCGCCGTCCCGGCCGCCGGCCGCTCCCCCCGGCTCCCCCCCACGCCCGTCGGCGGCGCCCTTCAGCCAGCCGGCGCCCAGCCGGGTCCGCCGCTGGGTCGAGATCAACGGCGCCCGGCACCAGATCTCCCGGGGCTCGCTGGTCCTCGGCCGCAGCACCGAGGCCGATGTGCGCATCGACGACCCCGGTGTCTCCCGCCGGCACTGCGAGATCCAGGCCACCCAGCCCCCCACGGTGCGCGATCTGGGGTCCACCAACGGCATCGTGGTGGACGGGCAGCACACCAAACGCGCTACGCTCCGCGACGGCTCACGGATCGTCGTGGGCAGCACCACAGTCATCTACCGGCAAGCCGAAGGGTAA
- a CDS encoding glycosyltransferase, with protein sequence MECAAPTVLRVVHLVQPVDGSIASAVADLVRAQTEAGLRVVVLCPSGGRLEREAARAGARVRLWLAERAAGGNLPWEVLCATRAIRRADPDVVHLHGDKAGLAGRLALRGRLPTVFQPHLWSFQAARGPSARLARHWERRATAWTDQVLCVGEDQRGAAALAGLDVPTTVLRAAVDLARLPPAGQVARRQARAALASVHGLPQRAPLVVCVGRLDERHGQDVLLRAWPRVVARVPGARLALVGDGPALASLRRAARQDVLFTGRTEDTLPWFAAADVVAAPARWGGIGMAPLEAMAVGRPVVLGDVGGAGESLPAGADRHCLVPPGDPVALARSLEALLVGQELRATLGERARAHMAAVGDIRHTAATCARVYREVLARRAQGPAVPEVNDRVPHRR encoded by the coding sequence ATGGAGTGTGCAGCCCCGACCGTGCTGAGGGTGGTGCATCTCGTGCAGCCCGTGGACGGTTCGATCGCCTCGGCCGTGGCCGATCTGGTGCGCGCGCAGACCGAGGCCGGGCTACGGGTGGTCGTGCTCTGCCCGTCGGGCGGGCGGCTGGAACGGGAGGCGGCCAGGGCCGGCGCCCGGGTTCGGCTCTGGCTGGCCGAACGTGCCGCCGGCGGCAACCTGCCCTGGGAGGTGCTCTGCGCCACCCGCGCCATCCGGAGGGCGGACCCGGATGTGGTCCATCTCCACGGCGACAAGGCCGGGTTGGCCGGCCGACTGGCGCTGCGGGGCCGACTGCCCACCGTCTTCCAGCCACACCTCTGGTCGTTCCAGGCGGCGCGCGGGCCGTCGGCCCGGCTGGCCCGCCACTGGGAGCGGCGGGCGACGGCCTGGACCGACCAGGTGCTCTGCGTCGGCGAGGACCAGCGCGGGGCCGCCGCCCTGGCCGGACTCGACGTGCCGACGACCGTGCTGCGCGCGGCGGTCGACCTCGCCAGGCTGCCGCCCGCGGGGCAGGTGGCGCGGCGCCAGGCGCGGGCGGCGCTGGCCTCGGTGCACGGGCTGCCGCAGCGGGCGCCGCTGGTGGTGTGCGTGGGCCGGCTGGACGAGCGGCACGGCCAGGACGTGCTGCTGCGGGCCTGGCCACGGGTGGTGGCCAGGGTGCCCGGCGCACGGCTGGCGCTGGTGGGGGACGGGCCCGCCCTGGCGTCGCTGCGCCGGGCCGCACGGCAGGATGTGCTGTTCACCGGCAGGACCGAGGACACCCTGCCCTGGTTCGCCGCCGCCGATGTGGTGGCGGCGCCCGCCAGGTGGGGCGGGATCGGTATGGCGCCGCTGGAGGCCATGGCGGTGGGGCGTCCCGTGGTGCTCGGCGATGTGGGCGGCGCCGGCGAGAGCCTGCCGGCCGGCGCGGACCGGCACTGCCTGGTGCCGCCCGGCGATCCGGTGGCGCTGGCCCGCTCCCTGGAGGCGCTGCTGGTCGGCCAGGAGCTGCGGGCCACGCTCGGCGAGCGGGCCAGGGCCCACATGGCGGCCGTCGGTGATATCCGCCACACCGCCGCGACCTGCGCCCGGGTCTACCGCGAGGTGCTCGCCCGGCGGGCCCAGGGGCCGGCGGTGCCCGAGGTCAACGACCGCGTTCCGCACCGCCGTTGA
- the cydD gene encoding thiol reductant ABC exporter subunit CydD has protein sequence MKPIDPRLLRHARATRWLLAGSLGLGLLGAGLLIAQALLIAQVIADAVTAGADLDELTGPLLLLGATALGRGLVAYGTEWVAHRTGALVKSELRLRLLDHAARLGPHGLGDRSTGELTNLATRGIDALDDYFGRYLPQLGLAVVVPVAVLARLATDDLVATGIIVVTLPLIPLFMALIGWATQSQMDRQWRRLGQLSGHFLDVVAGLGTLKVFGRAKAQAENIRSITDAYRRGTLRTLRVAFLSSFALELLSTLSVALVAVSIGMRLVHGDLDLYTALVVLILAPEVYLPLRQVGSQFHAAQEGLSAAEEVFAVMETPAPPRGEAPVPASGEIRLDRVVVRYPGRPGDALPETSLTLRPGETLAVTGPSGSGKSTLLRAVLGLAAPDAGRVLVDGVDLRTLDPEQWHARIAWVPQQPLLFAGTIGENVRLARPDASDAAVLAALRDAAAGELDPERRLGEGGAGLSAGQRQRVALARAFLADRPILLLDEPTAALDGDTEAAVVAAIRRLTRGRTVLLVTHRTALSTLADRMFHVKHHPIAAAPAQDRPVATGHGGAADRPAPAAGAEAEPVARAEGSALGWVRRLAGGRRPRLVLATALGALALGSAVGLMATSGWLISRAWEQPPVLYLMIAVTATRAFGLGRAVFRYAERLLSHDTVLRLLATLRVSVYQRLERLAPAGLGRTGRGDLLSRMVADVDALQDYFLRWLLPAAVAGTVGVAAVAFTGWLLPAAGLALAIGLLVAGLAVPALAGALARRTERRLAPARGELAERTLALLTGTDELWVAGALPGRREAVRAADRRLTRLAAGSAGVTALAGGLTALVTGWTVLAAGWVGVPAVAGGELAGVWLATVLLVPLAAFEAVAGLPLAVQHRQHARRAAERVREVLAAPTPVQEPERPAAPPSGPFPLRLRGLGAWHPGSATAALAGVDLELTAGRRIAVVGASGAGKTTLAHCLLRFLDPATGRYTVGGVDATELAGDAVRRWVGLCAQDAHLFDSTLRENLLLAAPSADEETLRLALARARLLDWVNTLPLGLDTPVGERGAQLSGGQRQRLALARALLADFPVLILDEPAEHLDLPTADALTRDLLAATEDRAAVLITHRLTGLEAVDEVLVLDAGRVVQRGDHAALAAVDGPFRTLLAREDPARERQGAPTPA, from the coding sequence ATGAAGCCCATCGACCCCCGGCTGCTGCGGCACGCCCGCGCCACCCGGTGGCTGCTGGCCGGCTCGCTGGGCCTCGGGCTGCTGGGCGCGGGGCTGCTGATCGCCCAGGCCCTGTTGATCGCCCAGGTGATCGCCGATGCGGTCACCGCCGGGGCGGACCTCGACGAGCTGACCGGCCCGCTGTTGCTGCTGGGCGCGACCGCGCTGGGACGCGGGCTGGTCGCCTACGGCACCGAGTGGGTCGCGCACCGGACGGGGGCCCTGGTCAAGTCGGAGCTGCGGCTGCGGCTGCTGGACCATGCCGCGCGGCTGGGCCCGCACGGTCTCGGCGACCGTTCCACCGGCGAGCTGACCAATCTGGCCACCCGGGGGATCGACGCGCTGGACGACTACTTCGGCCGCTATCTCCCGCAGTTGGGCCTGGCGGTGGTGGTGCCGGTGGCGGTGCTCGCGCGGCTGGCTACGGACGATCTGGTGGCCACCGGGATCATCGTGGTGACCCTGCCGCTGATCCCGCTGTTCATGGCCCTGATCGGCTGGGCCACCCAGAGCCAGATGGACCGCCAGTGGCGGCGACTCGGCCAGCTCTCCGGTCATTTCCTGGACGTGGTCGCGGGGTTGGGCACCCTCAAGGTGTTCGGCCGGGCCAAGGCCCAGGCGGAGAACATCAGGTCCATCACCGACGCCTACCGCCGTGGCACGCTGCGCACGCTGCGGGTGGCCTTCCTCTCCTCGTTCGCGCTGGAGCTGCTGTCGACCCTGTCGGTCGCGCTGGTGGCGGTGAGCATCGGCATGCGGCTGGTGCACGGGGATCTGGATCTGTACACCGCGCTGGTGGTGCTGATCCTGGCGCCCGAGGTCTATCTGCCGCTGCGGCAGGTGGGCAGCCAGTTCCACGCGGCGCAGGAGGGCCTCTCGGCGGCCGAGGAGGTGTTCGCCGTGATGGAGACCCCGGCGCCGCCCCGGGGCGAGGCGCCCGTCCCGGCGAGCGGCGAGATCCGGCTCGACCGGGTGGTGGTCCGCTATCCGGGCCGTCCGGGCGACGCCCTGCCGGAGACCAGCCTCACCCTGCGCCCCGGCGAGACGCTGGCCGTGACCGGCCCGTCGGGAAGCGGCAAGTCGACGCTGCTGCGGGCGGTGCTGGGCCTGGCCGCACCGGACGCCGGACGGGTGCTGGTGGACGGGGTCGACCTGCGCACGCTTGACCCCGAGCAGTGGCACGCGCGGATCGCCTGGGTGCCGCAGCAGCCGCTGCTCTTCGCCGGCACGATCGGCGAGAACGTGCGGCTCGCCCGGCCGGACGCCTCCGACGCCGCGGTGCTGGCCGCGCTTCGGGACGCGGCGGCCGGCGAGCTGGACCCCGAGCGGCGGCTGGGCGAGGGGGGCGCCGGCCTCTCCGCCGGCCAACGCCAACGGGTCGCGCTGGCCAGGGCGTTCCTGGCGGACCGCCCGATCCTGCTGCTGGACGAGCCCACCGCCGCGCTGGACGGCGACACGGAGGCGGCGGTGGTCGCCGCCATCCGTCGGCTGACGCGGGGGCGCACCGTGCTGTTGGTCACCCACCGCACCGCGCTGTCGACGCTCGCCGACCGGATGTTCCACGTGAAACATCACCCGATCGCCGCCGCCCCCGCCCAGGACCGCCCCGTTGCCACCGGGCACGGCGGCGCGGCCGACCGGCCGGCGCCGGCGGCCGGAGCCGAGGCCGAGCCCGTCGCCAGGGCCGAGGGCTCCGCGCTCGGCTGGGTGCGGCGGCTGGCCGGGGGGCGGCGGCCACGGCTGGTGCTGGCCACCGCCCTGGGCGCCCTCGCGCTGGGCAGCGCGGTGGGGCTGATGGCCACCTCCGGCTGGCTGATCTCCCGGGCCTGGGAGCAGCCCCCGGTGCTCTATCTGATGATCGCGGTCACCGCGACCAGGGCCTTCGGTCTTGGCCGCGCCGTGTTCCGCTACGCGGAGCGGCTGCTGAGCCACGACACCGTGCTCCGGCTGTTGGCCACCCTGCGGGTCTCCGTCTACCAGCGGCTTGAACGGCTGGCGCCGGCCGGTCTCGGGCGCACCGGGCGGGGGGATCTGCTCTCCCGGATGGTGGCCGACGTGGACGCCCTCCAGGACTACTTCCTGCGCTGGCTGCTCCCGGCCGCCGTGGCCGGCACGGTCGGGGTGGCGGCGGTCGCCTTCACCGGCTGGCTGCTGCCCGCCGCCGGTCTCGCGCTGGCCATCGGACTGCTGGTCGCCGGCCTCGCCGTGCCCGCCCTCGCCGGCGCGCTGGCCCGCCGCACCGAGCGGCGGCTGGCCCCCGCCCGGGGCGAACTCGCCGAGCGCACCCTGGCGTTGCTCACCGGCACCGACGAGCTGTGGGTGGCCGGGGCGCTGCCGGGGCGGCGGGAAGCGGTGCGCGCCGCCGACCGGCGGCTCACCCGGCTCGCGGCCGGATCAGCCGGAGTGACGGCGCTGGCCGGCGGGCTCACCGCGCTGGTGACCGGCTGGACGGTGCTGGCGGCCGGCTGGGTCGGCGTGCCGGCGGTGGCCGGCGGCGAGTTGGCCGGCGTCTGGCTGGCCACCGTACTGCTGGTCCCGTTGGCCGCCTTCGAGGCGGTCGCCGGGCTCCCGCTCGCCGTCCAGCACCGCCAGCACGCACGGCGCGCCGCCGAACGGGTGCGCGAGGTGCTGGCCGCACCGACGCCGGTACAAGAGCCCGAGCGGCCGGCCGCGCCCCCGTCCGGACCTTTCCCGCTGCGGCTGCGCGGGCTCGGCGCCTGGCATCCGGGGAGCGCCACGGCCGCGTTGGCCGGGGTGGACCTGGAGCTGACCGCCGGCCGGCGGATCGCCGTGGTGGGCGCCTCGGGCGCCGGCAAGACCACCCTGGCCCACTGCCTGCTGCGCTTTCTCGACCCCGCGACCGGCCGCTACACGGTGGGCGGCGTGGACGCGACCGAGCTGGCCGGGGACGCGGTGCGCCGCTGGGTGGGGCTGTGCGCGCAGGACGCGCATCTCTTCGACAGCACGCTGCGCGAGAACCTGCTGCTGGCCGCCCCGTCGGCCGACGAGGAGACGCTCCGCCTGGCCCTCGCCCGGGCCAGGCTGCTGGACTGGGTGAACACCCTGCCGCTCGGCCTCGACACCCCGGTGGGCGAACGCGGCGCCCAGCTCTCCGGCGGGCAGCGCCAACGGCTGGCACTGGCCAGGGCGCTGCTGGCGGACTTCCCCGTGCTGATCCTGGACGAGCCGGCCGAGCATCTGGATCTGCCCACGGCCGACGCCCTCACCCGGGATCTGCTGGCGGCCACCGAGGACCGCGCGGCCGTGCTGATCACCCACCGGCTGACGGGTCTTGAGGCCGTCGACGAGGTGCTGGTGCTGGACGCGGGACGGGTGGTGCAACGCGGCGACCACGCGGCACTGGCCGCCGTCGACGGCCCGTTCCGCACCCTGTTGGCACGCGAGGACCCGGCACGGGAGCGGCAGGGGGCGCCCACACCCGCCTGA
- a CDS encoding GAF domain-containing sensor histidine kinase, with protein sequence MRQTGAARQTAEPLRTLASLGGDIEPDAVPDRAVRAAVELTGAGHAALAVLSDDGDRIDRLLTAGPAPGPSPEPLLGALLAGSAARPRLDGVLWAPIRVHGARSGALWLSDPRRGAFTEADRELVTILAAQAGLAIGHARLHEAVRAQARWLDGSLELSTSLLSADPEDNALAVVAEQAKRLAEAAMAAVLEPNEDGGLTVVAVRADDPSGLLGSTVPADSATVRQVLTGEPVFDDRPAGAPSRALGLAGRYGPSMLLPLTSDDTTLGALSLARAPDAPPYSVPERANATQFAQQAALALLLTRARRDREQLAVLEDRDRIARDLHDLVIQRLFAVGLIMTGARRLTSSEDVRERVDQATGELDATVQEIRTAIFALQQHPDEAPTGLRTRVLREIGAAAQLLGFRPAVSFKGPVDSVVGEGAARNLLAALREGLSNAARHAGASRVEVLVDAGTHQPDGTDAVRLTVADNGTGIPSGRTRRSGLRNLVKRAESLGGTAEVGPGIGGSGTMLTWQTPR encoded by the coding sequence ATGCGGCAGACGGGCGCGGCGCGGCAGACGGCGGAACCGCTGAGGACCCTGGCGTCCCTCGGCGGGGACATCGAGCCGGACGCCGTGCCCGACCGGGCCGTCCGCGCCGCCGTGGAGCTGACCGGCGCCGGCCACGCCGCGCTGGCGGTGCTGAGCGACGACGGGGACCGGATCGACCGGCTGCTCACCGCGGGCCCGGCGCCGGGCCCCAGCCCCGAGCCGCTGCTGGGCGCCCTGCTGGCCGGCTCGGCCGCCAGGCCGCGGCTCGACGGGGTGCTGTGGGCACCGATCCGCGTCCATGGCGCGCGCTCGGGGGCGCTCTGGCTCTCCGACCCGCGCAGGGGCGCCTTCACCGAGGCCGACCGCGAGCTGGTCACCATTCTCGCCGCCCAGGCCGGTCTTGCGATCGGCCACGCCCGGCTGCACGAGGCGGTCCGCGCCCAGGCCCGTTGGTTGGACGGCAGTCTGGAGCTGTCCACCTCACTGCTCTCGGCCGATCCCGAGGACAACGCGCTGGCCGTGGTCGCCGAGCAGGCCAAACGGCTGGCCGAGGCCGCCATGGCCGCGGTGCTCGAACCGAACGAGGACGGCGGCCTGACGGTGGTCGCCGTCCGCGCCGACGATCCGAGCGGGCTGCTCGGCTCCACCGTGCCCGCCGACTCGGCCACCGTGCGGCAGGTGCTCACCGGCGAGCCCGTCTTCGACGACCGGCCCGCCGGGGCCCCCTCCCGCGCCCTCGGCCTGGCCGGACGCTACGGCCCGAGCATGCTGCTGCCGCTGACCAGCGACGACACCACCCTGGGCGCGCTCTCGCTGGCCCGCGCCCCCGACGCCCCGCCGTACTCGGTGCCGGAGCGGGCCAACGCCACCCAGTTCGCCCAACAGGCCGCACTGGCGTTGCTGTTGACCAGGGCCAGGCGCGACCGCGAACAGCTCGCCGTGCTGGAGGACCGGGACCGGATCGCCCGCGATCTGCACGATCTGGTCATCCAGCGGCTGTTCGCCGTCGGCCTGATCATGACGGGCGCCCGGCGGCTGACCTCGTCCGAGGACGTCAGGGAGCGCGTCGACCAGGCCACCGGCGAGCTGGACGCGACGGTCCAGGAGATCCGCACCGCGATCTTCGCCCTGCAACAGCACCCGGACGAGGCCCCCACCGGGCTGCGCACCCGGGTGCTGCGGGAGATCGGAGCGGCGGCCCAGCTGCTCGGCTTCCGGCCCGCCGTCTCGTTCAAGGGCCCCGTGGACTCGGTGGTCGGCGAGGGCGCCGCGCGCAATCTGCTGGCCGCGCTCCGCGAGGGCCTCTCCAACGCGGCGCGGCACGCGGGGGCCTCCCGGGTCGAGGTGCTGGTGGACGCCGGCACCCACCAGCCGGACGGCACGGACGCGGTGCGGCTCACCGTCGCCGACAACGGCACCGGCATCCCGTCCGGGCGGACCCGCCGCAGCGGGCTGCGCAACCTGGTCAAAAGAGCCGAGTCGCTGGGCGGAACGGCCGAGGTCGGCCCCGGCATCGGCGGCTCGGGCACCATGTTGACCTGGCAGACGCCACGTTGA